TCACGGCTACCGCATGCACCGCCCACCTGGACGCGATCGCCCGCAACGACAGCACCGATGATGCCGCCTCCGGCCAGTCGCTGCCCGACGCCAGCCTGCGTGCGGTGGCCGAACTCGCCGGCTGCAGCCGGGGCTTCCTGCTGGTCGACACGCACGGCCGCCACCGCGTCCTCGCCGCGCTCGCGCTGGAACCGTCGCAGATGATCGGTCGCGAATTCGCCGGCAGCCTCAGCGCAGTCACCCGTGCCATCGAGCAACGCCGCGCGGTCGTCTTCAACGACATCGGCGGCGATGCGTGGCCCGGCGCCTGCGCTTCGGTCGTGCAGGGCGGCTTGCGTACGCTGGTCTGCCTGCCGCTGCTGGACGGCGACCGGGTGCTGGGCGCGATCTACGCCGACCGCCGCGAAGCAGGGCCACCGCTGACCACGCTCGACCTGGAACTGCTGGAGGCATTTGCCGAGCGCACCGCGCTGTGGCTCATCGCGCATCGCGCGCGCGAGGACCTGGCCATGGTCCCGCCCACGCCGCTCGACTGGAACAGCATCCTCGGCGAGAGAATGCTGGAGACATGACGAGCGAGCCGACCGCCACTGGCATCTATGCGCACATGAACCTGGCGCCCGGCACCATGCTTGCCGGGCGTTTTCGCATCGAGGCGCTGCTCGGGGTGGGCGGCATGGGCGTGGTCTACCGCGCCCATGACACCGCGCTGGACGTGCCGGTCGCGCTCAAGCTGTTGCGGCCCGAGTTGGCGGCGCGGCCGGATGCGTTCGAACGATTCCGCCAGGAGCTGTTGCTCGCGCGCCAGGTTTCCAGCCCGCAGGTGGTGCGCATCCACGACCTCGCCCAGCACGATGGCCACTGGCTGATCAGCATGGACTACGTCGACGGCGAAGGGCTGGACCGGCGCATCGACCGTGGCGCGCTGCCGCTGGAGGACGCGCTGCGGATCACGCGGCAGATCGCTCTCGGCCTGCAGGCTGCGCATGCCCGGCAGGTGGTGCATCGCGATCTGAAACCGGCCAACGTGCTCATCGATCGCGAGGGCAACGCGTACATCAGCGACTTCGGCGTGGCCCGTTCGCTCGCCAGCAGCGGCCTTACCCTGGCCGGTACGGGCGCGGTGATCGGCACTCCCGACTATCTCTCCCCGGAACAGGCCCGTGGTGATCCGGTGGACACGCGCAGCGACCTGTATGCGCTGGGCCTGATCCTGCGCGAGATGCTGACGGGCACGCCTGCGTTCCAGGGCGCCACCGCCGCCGAGGCGATCGCCCAGCGACTGGTCCGTACCCCGTCGCCGGTCACCCGCGAACGCCCCGACGTGCCGACCTGGGTCGCCCGGCTGATCGAACAGCTGCTGCGACCGCGCCCGGCGCACCGATTGCCGGATGCGGCCGCCGTGATCGAGGCCATCGACCGCCGCGCGATGCCGCCCGACCTGCGCGCGCATCGTCGCGCCTGGCTCGCCACGGCGGCCTTGCTGACCACGATCGGTGTCGCCGGCACGCTGTGGTGGATGCCGCACGACAAGGCGGCCGGCATCGCCGCCGCGC
This genomic stretch from Rhodanobacter thiooxydans harbors:
- a CDS encoding FHA domain-containing protein, translated to MQARLTAFVPDHAALTRPLGPGDRLRIGRADDSGLRLEHPSISRMHAELFASDGRWQLADLHSKNGSFVEGARIDSAVIDTSCWLRFGDVHCEFALLDGAAAEADAKRRSERRLTATACTAHLDAIARNDSTDDAASGQSLPDASLRAVAELAGCSRGFLLVDTHGRHRVLAALALEPSQMIGREFAGSLSAVTRAIEQRRAVVFNDIGGDAWPGACASVVQGGLRTLVCLPLLDGDRVLGAIYADRREAGPPLTTLDLELLEAFAERTALWLIAHRAREDLAMVPPTPLDWNSILGERMLET